In one window of Blastopirellula marina DNA:
- a CDS encoding MotA/TolQ/ExbB proton channel family protein, with protein sequence MRHKTTPKTGIFYCLVLLVAVFTVQLWAQDSSAPAPPSPDTLTLDSNNSATTAPRADYEEKTLLDTLMDGGTVGVLIGLLSMVAIGFIVEHFLTIRKSVLLPEGVAYELEEMIAQGRVDEALEVCKNPEYQSLLTYVVQAGLERFRGAEFGFAEYKAAVEEAGEDQTAKLYRKTEVLGLIGSIAPMLGLTGTVLGMIKAFNTIASSGGAPKPEDLAGSIGQALVTTLLGLVVAIPAMVAYSYFGNRIDSLVAEVGKRVEQILTPLGRRR encoded by the coding sequence ATGCGACACAAGACGACGCCCAAGACGGGCATCTTCTATTGCCTGGTACTGCTGGTAGCAGTGTTTACGGTTCAGCTCTGGGCCCAAGATTCGTCGGCTCCGGCACCTCCTTCGCCGGACACGCTGACACTCGACAGCAACAACAGTGCAACCACCGCGCCCCGGGCCGACTACGAAGAGAAAACGCTTCTCGACACGCTGATGGATGGTGGTACGGTCGGTGTGCTGATCGGCCTCTTGTCGATGGTCGCGATCGGCTTCATCGTCGAACACTTCCTCACCATCCGCAAAAGCGTGCTGCTGCCGGAAGGGGTTGCCTATGAACTGGAAGAGATGATCGCCCAAGGACGCGTCGACGAAGCGTTGGAAGTTTGTAAGAACCCCGAGTATCAATCGCTGTTAACCTACGTGGTGCAGGCCGGTCTCGAACGTTTCCGTGGAGCTGAGTTCGGTTTTGCCGAATACAAAGCAGCCGTCGAAGAAGCGGGCGAAGATCAAACGGCCAAGCTGTATCGCAAGACCGAAGTACTTGGTCTGATCGGTTCGATCGCTCCAATGCTCGGGCTCACCGGTACGGTGCTCGGTATGATCAAGGCCTTCAATACGATCGCCTCAAGTGGCGGGGCTCCCAAGCCCGAAGATCTGGCCGGTTCGATTGGTCAGGCCCTGGTTACAACGCTGCTAGGGCTGGTTGTGGCTATTCCAGCGATGGTGGCTTACAGCTACTTCGGCAACCGCATCGATTCGCTGGTCGCGGAAGTTGGCAAGCGTGTGGAACAAATCCTGACCCCGCTAGGTCGTCGCCGGTAA
- a CDS encoding ExbD/TolR family protein, with protein sequence MKLSKKRVRHTKGMDITPMIDIVFLLLIFFITVSQVSETNREKLELPELKGAQDQKKTSLVVNINKAGEIIVAGNQLQLADVAFLVGKELETNGGDPGLVTVVVRIDHNATCQVPNALVKQLAGQGISKVRLAVQVPN encoded by the coding sequence ATGAAGCTCTCTAAGAAGCGAGTGCGACACACCAAGGGGATGGACATCACGCCGATGATCGACATCGTCTTCTTGCTGTTGATCTTCTTCATCACCGTCAGCCAGGTCTCGGAAACAAACCGCGAGAAACTGGAACTGCCGGAACTGAAGGGGGCGCAGGATCAGAAGAAGACCTCCCTGGTCGTCAACATCAACAAGGCCGGCGAAATCATCGTAGCCGGCAATCAGCTGCAACTTGCCGACGTGGCGTTTTTAGTCGGCAAAGAACTCGAAACCAACGGGGGCGATCCGGGGCTGGTTACCGTGGTGGTTCGCATCGACCACAACGCAACCTGCCAGGTTCCTAATGCCTTGGTCAAACAACTGGCCGGCCAGGGGATCTCGAAAGTTCGTCTCGCCGTTCAGGTACCCAACTAA
- a CDS encoding ExbD/TolR family protein, giving the protein MKLSSHKRTHKRQITLDMTSMIDVVFLLLIFFIVTASFTKTERDLDAITKVNEKSSSAAKTDLEPAIVQLAEVDGSWVYQIGSNNMSTFAELQEVLDKFPNKADGAFVRAPDAAPYGMAASAIQACKNADFPGVSYVPLTQ; this is encoded by the coding sequence ATGAAACTTTCCAGCCATAAACGTACGCATAAACGCCAGATCACGCTGGACATGACCAGCATGATCGATGTCGTGTTTCTGCTGCTGATCTTCTTCATCGTTACGGCCAGCTTCACGAAAACCGAACGCGACCTGGATGCGATCACCAAGGTGAACGAGAAGTCGAGCAGCGCGGCCAAGACCGACCTGGAACCGGCCATCGTCCAGCTGGCCGAAGTCGATGGAAGTTGGGTCTATCAGATCGGCTCGAACAACATGAGCACCTTTGCCGAGCTGCAGGAAGTGCTCGACAAGTTTCCCAACAAAGCCGATGGCGCATTCGTCCGAGCCCCCGATGCGGCTCCTTACGGCATGGCCGCGTCGGCCATTCAAGCTTGCAAGAATGCCGATTTCCCCGGCGTATCGTACGTTCCGTTAACTCAATAA
- a CDS encoding tetratricopeptide repeat protein, whose amino-acid sequence MPAALTWRIAFALLGCFTAAGTCLVPLRIAHAQNEVVNDKRSPQQMIEEYRRVDSYLGKFNLPDQRLLLIERYLKHALPAEEQEELLDQGSQLYATQLMLYADDPVRSKHYLQKVQKFLADHPSADTPAIQVMLLQADYNRGEAAVTRWLNDPADKESLAEANSVFQRIAPKLIDYHKSIQKRIEEQWGVIDRMPSGSGRESREKVVRELEGVVGRAAFFGAWSNYYLSLVEGTKGPSKYSKVAIDLFRGLLDLKIDPKSTTSWHEAADPNRMGLEQEWRARALIGLAMSEILDGNVQDGQRCFTLLEAGPTSAEIADQSEYWYCRGLINAGKLDEAADFAKMTIENFQGSSSPGKTSLCVLLADTGLREGADAPKIRDMGIQGLIGLAKLGHHSAAIQLVEKYGIDLENSQGFYMMWLVGQQKFADAEKSKSDDDYRTAQTQLRDALAAPEAKKDLLSASECRYTLGWCSYRLEEHAEAGMNFQDAVAGLKGPNPGKAAEAAWMAFVSYQALAKEEPRYGLRAIEVLEDLKRDFPNHQYAQKADYFIAKLQQSRGSMTSSIRQLQSISPSDPNYWSAKFDLCNLLRQQVDQASSEDEKKELAGQLKKVADDLQTRLNQDSAPEDRVSGVVRCLLNVSDLARKDILPSSDFTKYVGQAKSLVTSLPPEDRAWVDYHYQALMLARMQKNDSAVATHADWLLKNAKGTPYEQSALIVRALEIDQLVAASNAPDMALWEEGFDIYSRLAKHLGATSAIVQQNKNAKVACSKAADFAEKLNRWSEAATYLRVLVAAYPKEQEYLQRLGRVEFTLQNYAGALGHWRTLLVGLKKGDEAWFEAKYYQLACLQQTDRDQAKTVLEQFELLHPDWGLPPWRDKIKTLAQQISRSDGS is encoded by the coding sequence GTGCCTGCCGCGCTGACATGGCGAATCGCATTTGCACTTCTTGGCTGTTTCACGGCCGCCGGAACGTGCCTTGTTCCGCTGCGCATCGCCCACGCTCAGAACGAGGTCGTCAACGACAAGCGATCTCCACAACAGATGATCGAAGAGTACCGCCGCGTCGACAGCTATCTGGGCAAGTTCAATTTGCCAGACCAGCGACTGCTGTTGATCGAGCGTTACCTGAAGCATGCCCTACCGGCCGAAGAGCAGGAGGAACTACTCGATCAAGGCTCGCAGTTGTACGCGACGCAGCTGATGCTTTACGCCGACGATCCGGTTCGATCGAAGCATTATTTGCAAAAGGTTCAGAAATTTCTCGCCGACCACCCCAGTGCCGATACGCCAGCCATTCAGGTGATGCTGCTGCAAGCCGATTACAACCGCGGCGAGGCCGCCGTCACACGATGGCTCAACGATCCGGCCGATAAAGAGTCGCTCGCCGAAGCCAACAGCGTCTTTCAGAGGATTGCTCCGAAGCTGATCGACTATCACAAGTCGATTCAGAAACGCATTGAAGAACAGTGGGGCGTCATCGACCGCATGCCTTCTGGTTCCGGCAGAGAGTCGCGCGAGAAAGTCGTGCGGGAACTGGAAGGGGTCGTCGGACGCGCCGCGTTCTTCGGTGCCTGGTCGAACTATTACCTTTCGCTCGTCGAAGGCACCAAGGGACCGTCGAAGTACTCGAAGGTCGCCATCGATCTCTTTCGCGGATTACTCGACCTGAAGATCGACCCGAAATCAACAACTTCCTGGCATGAAGCGGCCGATCCGAATCGAATGGGGCTGGAACAGGAATGGCGAGCTCGGGCCTTGATCGGCCTGGCCATGTCCGAGATCCTAGATGGCAACGTACAGGATGGCCAGCGCTGCTTCACCTTGCTGGAAGCTGGCCCCACAAGTGCCGAGATCGCTGATCAATCCGAATATTGGTACTGCCGCGGACTGATCAATGCCGGCAAGCTCGACGAGGCGGCCGACTTCGCCAAGATGACCATTGAAAATTTTCAGGGGAGTTCGTCCCCCGGTAAGACGAGCCTATGCGTGCTGTTGGCCGACACCGGACTGCGGGAAGGTGCCGACGCTCCTAAGATCCGCGACATGGGAATCCAGGGATTGATCGGCCTGGCAAAGCTAGGTCATCACTCGGCGGCCATCCAGCTAGTCGAGAAGTACGGCATCGATCTGGAAAACTCGCAAGGCTTCTACATGATGTGGCTCGTCGGCCAGCAAAAATTCGCCGATGCCGAGAAATCCAAGTCGGACGATGACTATCGCACCGCCCAGACCCAGCTTCGCGATGCCCTAGCGGCACCGGAAGCGAAGAAGGACCTTCTTTCGGCCAGTGAATGTCGATACACGCTCGGCTGGTGCAGCTACCGTCTGGAAGAGCACGCCGAAGCCGGCATGAACTTTCAGGACGCCGTGGCGGGTCTTAAAGGACCTAACCCCGGCAAGGCAGCCGAAGCGGCCTGGATGGCGTTTGTCTCGTACCAGGCACTCGCCAAAGAAGAGCCTCGTTACGGGCTGCGTGCCATCGAAGTGCTGGAAGACTTGAAGCGAGACTTTCCCAATCACCAGTACGCGCAGAAGGCCGACTACTTCATCGCCAAATTGCAACAGTCTCGCGGCTCGATGACCTCGTCGATCCGGCAGTTGCAAAGCATCAGTCCGAGCGATCCGAACTATTGGTCGGCCAAGTTCGACTTGTGCAATCTGCTGCGGCAGCAAGTCGATCAGGCCTCGTCCGAAGATGAAAAGAAAGAACTGGCCGGACAACTCAAAAAGGTCGCCGACGATCTGCAGACGCGATTGAACCAGGATTCCGCTCCAGAAGATCGCGTCTCCGGCGTGGTACGCTGCCTGTTGAACGTTTCCGATCTAGCACGCAAAGACATCTTACCTTCCAGCGATTTCACTAAGTACGTCGGCCAGGCGAAGTCTCTGGTCACTTCTCTGCCGCCGGAAGACCGGGCCTGGGTCGATTACCACTACCAGGCGCTCATGCTGGCCCGCATGCAGAAGAACGATAGCGCGGTCGCCACGCATGCCGACTGGCTCCTCAAGAATGCCAAGGGGACCCCATACGAACAGTCGGCGCTGATTGTCAGAGCCCTGGAAATCGACCAGCTGGTCGCGGCCTCGAACGCTCCGGACATGGCGTTATGGGAAGAAGGATTCGATATTTACAGCCGGCTGGCAAAACACCTCGGAGCGACTTCCGCGATCGTTCAGCAGAACAAGAACGCCAAAGTGGCCTGCTCGAAGGCAGCCGATTTTGCCGAGAAACTTAATCGCTGGTCCGAAGCAGCGACCTACCTGCGTGTGCTGGTCGCGGCCTATCCGAAAGAGCAAGAGTACCTGCAAAGACTAGGAAGAGTCGAGTTCACGCTGCAGAACTACGCCGGGGCCCTTGGGCATTGGCGAACCTTGCTGGTGGGGCTCAAAAAGGGGGACGAAGCCTGGTTCGAGGCCAAGTACTACCAACTGGCCTGCCTGCAGCAAACCGACCGCGATCAAGCCAAAACGGTCCTGGAGCAGTTTGAATTACTGCACCCAGATTGGGGTTTGCCCCCGTGGCGCGATAAAATAAAGACACTCGCCCAGCAGATCTCCAGATCTGACGGGTCGTAA
- a CDS encoding peptidylprolyl isomerase, producing the protein MSSKPWIGSPTFILVMICLIVLPEAANEWSLSSDLESTLGPYLPEETLIHPATGAMVVASVDDVPIYDVEIERYLQRLNVFDDLPEASLQVYRSTVMSQLVRRQVILSYLQTTEFRASEQEIDLAVSEVKQSLAARGQSLDEFLATGKVDQAMLRRNLAWKIAWMRYLESYLTEANLRRYYERNYERFDGTTRRVSQVYFGNPEDFEKFDWDVAFREAVFLRDRIQQGEISFEDAVKQYSQAPSAADGGDMGWIQHSGPLDPRIHEATFARPVGELVGPIQTKFGIHLMKILEEKRGETKWEDMVDNIRAAAAAYLFAHVADRHISDSNVYYFGEEEGSEIDPAFVRRFSDEFIAP; encoded by the coding sequence ATGTCGTCAAAACCCTGGATCGGATCGCCGACGTTCATTCTGGTGATGATCTGCTTGATCGTTTTGCCGGAAGCTGCGAACGAATGGAGCCTGTCGAGCGATCTCGAGTCTACGCTAGGCCCTTACTTGCCAGAAGAAACCCTCATCCATCCCGCGACCGGGGCGATGGTTGTGGCCAGTGTAGACGACGTGCCGATTTACGACGTAGAGATCGAACGCTACCTGCAGCGCCTGAACGTATTCGATGATCTGCCGGAGGCCTCGCTACAGGTGTATCGCTCGACGGTGATGTCGCAGCTGGTACGTCGACAAGTGATCCTTTCCTACCTGCAAACGACCGAGTTCCGCGCATCGGAACAAGAGATCGACTTGGCTGTTTCCGAGGTCAAGCAGTCTCTCGCGGCACGGGGGCAGTCCCTCGACGAGTTCCTCGCGACCGGCAAGGTCGATCAGGCCATGCTGCGACGCAACCTGGCGTGGAAGATCGCCTGGATGCGTTACTTGGAAAGTTACCTGACCGAGGCGAATCTGCGTCGCTACTACGAACGGAACTACGAACGATTCGACGGGACGACCCGGCGCGTTTCGCAAGTCTATTTCGGTAATCCGGAAGACTTTGAGAAGTTCGATTGGGATGTTGCTTTCCGCGAAGCGGTCTTTCTGCGCGATCGAATCCAGCAAGGGGAGATCTCGTTCGAGGACGCGGTCAAGCAGTATTCCCAAGCACCTAGTGCCGCCGATGGCGGGGACATGGGCTGGATCCAGCATAGCGGTCCTCTCGATCCGCGGATTCATGAAGCCACGTTTGCCCGCCCGGTGGGTGAACTTGTCGGACCAATTCAAACCAAGTTTGGCATTCACCTGATGAAAATCCTGGAGGAGAAGCGCGGCGAAACCAAGTGGGAAGACATGGTCGATAACATTCGCGCCGCGGCGGCCGCCTACCTGTTTGCCCATGTGGCCGACCGCCATATCTCTGACTCGAATGTCTATTACTTTGGTGAAGAGGAAGGATCGGAAATCGATCCTGCGTTCGTCCGTCGATTCAGCGACGAATTCATCGCACCGTAG